The sequence GTCTTCATCGTCAAAGAGGGCGAGGTCGTCCTCTATCACTCCGCGGACGGGAAGCGGAAGATCTTCGACGTTCTCGGCCCGGGTATGCTCTTTGGAAATTTCGTGCCCAATACCGAAACGGTCTCCCACTATGCGGAGGCGTTGCCGGGAACCCGCATTTGCACCTTTCCGCCGGAGGATTTGCAGCGGGTCGTCACCGCCCATCCCGAAGTGCTTGCCCGCCTGCTCGGAAAGCTCACCGAACGTCTGCACGATTACGAGGCGCGTCTGCAAATGGATATGGCAAGTGCGCAGGAGAAGGTACTCGGAGAGCTGAAGCGCTACTCTCACAAAAAGCGCAATCTCTTCTCGTGGTTCCGTGATGAGACACCGCTTGCCCTCTCACATGAACGCATCGCTGAACTCACGGGATTGAATCGCGTCACGGTGACACGGGCCATCAAAATTCTCCGTCATCGCGATCTGATCGCGATGGACGATCAGGGGCGCATCGTTCTGCATCATTAACTTGGCGAACAGGGATGTGTAGCCGCGGCTACTGCGCGGTGTTTTTTCCGGCGATAGAGTGCGGTCTCTTTTCCCCCTTCCCCTATGGAAAACGATCGCTGTCTCTGCGGCACCGCCCTCTGCGAGGCATGCGGCAGGTGCTCCACGTGCGAGACGTGCACCTGTCGCACACAGAACACACGAACAGATCGCGAAAAACGACCTGTTTCGACCAATGTGTTCTCCGATTGACCGACACAGGCGGGTCCGTTCGCCTCCGTCGCTTGTAGCCTGTGCTACAGCGCACCGTTGTCATCACAACGACACCCATGGAGAGTGAGAACTCATTTCTTCCCCCTTCTGTTCCTATGTTTGATCGTTCATTCACCATCGGCCAGCATTTCAGGCTCTTGGCAGCTGTGCTGCTCTTCTCGGCGCTCATGCTCCTTGGCGTGCGTTACCTTTCCGCGTCCGCGGCGCAAAGCACGCTCGGCTTCTCTGTCATCCCCGTGGCGGCGGCCGCTTCATCGGATTACTACCTGAAACTCGACGGCATTGAAGGCGAATCGGCGAGCAGTGACCATCGCGGCGAGATCGACATTCAATCGTTCAGTTGGGGAGTCTCACAGATGGGAACCGGCGGCAAGGGCGGAGGCAGCGGAGCGGGTAAGGTCTCATTCCAGGATCTCCACTTCACCAAACGCATCGATAAATCGTCGCCTCTCCTCATGAAATCCGTGGCGAGTGGAAAGCACATTGCAAAGGCGGTCCTCACGGGACGCTCTGCGGATGGACGCGACTATCTGGTGATTACGTTGAGCGATGTCATGGTGAGCTCGTTCGTGCAGAACGGCGACGGCTCGGATGTGCCCGCAGAAACTCTGTCCTTTACTTACGCCAAGATCGAGTTCGAGTATCGAACTCAGGACGGGGCGGTGACGAAGGCAAGCTGGGACCTAAAGGCGAATAAGGGAGCCTGAAACGATGTTTCGTTCACACCCTCCGATGCAGTGCGGCCGCTCACGGTCGCCGGTCGGAGGGTTTTGCATCGACAGCGTGATATGCGGATGTGCGGGAACTTCGCCGAGGCTTTGTCGAACCCCGAAACATTGCATATGGATGCAGCGGCCTTTTTTCATGTTTGAAGGTTTACTTGAGCGGTAATTTCTTCGATCTCGCCACCATCGCCGTCTCCGAAACCCCCGGCTCGAACATCTTCACGCTGCTTGTGACGCTCGGCATTGCGTCGATGCTCTCCCCCAGTGACGATTTCCCACCGCTGGCTGTCGTTCGAGCTGCCCGCGCTCATCGTCATGAGCTTCCTGTTGTTCTTCTTCCTGACGAAACAGACCATCTCGCGTCTCGAAGGGTCGATCCTGCTTGGCGGGTATCTTGCGATCGTGGCCGTTCAGGTATGGATTGCCGTCTAACGAGGACGGATAGGCGCATCTACAATTTTTCGATTTCCTTCAAATCTTTGTCAGGCAGGTAGAGGATGGCGAGTCCGAGCGCGATGCCGCCAAGGGCCGTGAAGACATGTGAGCCGCCGAAGATGGCCATGTCTATGGAATCCAGCACGTACCAGATGCCCCGCCAGATCAGCACGAGGCCGACGACAACAAAGATATTCTTGGTAAAGTAGCGAATGAGGGCCGCGGCATCTTTTTTCATCGAGGTAATCTTAGCAGTGCACGATGATCAGCGAAAGCCGATCGCTCATATCCACCGCACGTCCTCCCTCGCTGTCGATCTTCTCCGCCCATCCGTCCGAGGAGCGGGTGCGGCGGTTGGCAGCGATGCGGGCGGCGTGGGAACGTCCTATCCGACTCTCGACGACTTCTGCAGGAGAAGGCGGTAGATATCCAGAAGCGCATAGAGGAGGCTCAGCACCATGGGTCCGAGCAGGAATCCCACGGGCCCAAAGAAGCCGAGACCGCCGATGACCGCGAAGAGGATGAAGAGCGGGTGGATCTTGATGCCTCTGCCGACGAGGACCGGTCCGAGGAAATTATCGATGAAACCGACGGCCACGATGCCCCAGATGAGGAGACCGATCGCCGCCGCGGTCTTTCCCGCGAGGAAGAGAAAGAGGATCGCGGGCGCGAGGATGATCGCTGTTCCAACGCCGGGGATGAGCGCCCCGATGGCGGCCACGCTGCCCCAGAGCGTGGGGCTCGGCACGCCGAAGATCGTGAGGCCGATCCCCGTCATGACGCCCTGGATGATCGCGATGATGAGGGAGCCGCGAATGATCGAATTGATCGCAGCCCCGAGGCGCCGCAGGACGTCTTCATCTTCCATATCGGGCAACGGGCTCAAGGCAACGATAGATCGCAGGAATTTCGGGCCATCTTTGAGAAAATAGTAGAGGGCGATGGCACCAAGGAAGAAGTGCAGGACGGTCTGGGCCGTTCCGGCGAAGAAAGGGCCAAGCTTGCCCACGAGAAAGCTCAGCCCCTGCCCGATGTAGTTCTCGAGATCAATGGACAAATACGGGGCAAATCGCTGGATGTATCCATCCAGAAATCCGATGATGCTATCCGTGAGAGTATCGCGGTTCTCGGCAATGCGCAGATAGAGACTCTGCGCCTCAAGGTAGATTTGCGTTCCGACAAAGGAGAGCGGTACCAACAACAGAAACCCCACGCAGAGGAGACTCAGGAATGCGGCAATGAACTCCCGGCCCCGTACGAGGCGGATGAGTCTGCAGTGAAGCGGATAGCTGACGACGGCGAGCGTTGCGGCCACCGCGAGTGTCGTGAGGTACGGAAGAAACATAAAAAAGGCCACACTCAACACTCCCAGCAGGAGCGCGAAGAAGAAGACGGTCTGAATGTGAGTACGGTGCATGGGGTACATCATACGGCAACGGGCGAAGGATTGCAGTACAATGTATCGTTCATTGGGACGGGTCGTGCCGCCTGAAGATCATCTTCATGCGACGCTTTGCACGCGCTCATGTTGGTAGCCCCACGGGGAATCGAACCCCGATTTCCTGGATGAGAACCAAGTGTCCTAACCGTTAGACGATGGGGCCAAAAAGAACGAAGAAAACGCAGGCGCAGTATACGAGGGCATCCGGCTGATACGCAAAGGAATCAACCGCTTTACCTTTACTCCCCCACCGCCACCTTCGCATCGAGAATAGTGAGGTCCTTTTCAGTGAGCAGCACGGGGTTCAAATCAATCTCCCCGACACCTGACCAGAGTGCGCGCTGTCGGTCACGACTTCTTTGTCCTCCACCGTGGTCCAACAGGATGGAACACCGACGCGATACCCGATACCGGGGTCCTCGTAACAACTGAGAGGCGCGGACGACGCGGCGCACTAATTCTCGCCGGGACACGGAGCGAACGCACAGGTGGGAGGAACACGGCCCACGGCGGAGCCGTCGGGGCAGATCTTGGCCTCCATCGTGCAGAAGACGCCGCCTTGCGCAGAGGAGGAAGAATTGGCATTTGTTCCATCGGTGCTGGTGCCAGCACACCCGACGAGCAGGACGCACGCCGCGGCAATTGCATAACCGGAAAAACGAAATGGGAACATAGAGGGTGGAGAAAAGAAAAGAAAGAATAGCACAAAGACGACCGGCAGGCTGCATGCTTACACCACCACCTTCGCGTCGAGGATCGTCAGATCCTTCTCAGTGAGCAACACGGGGTTCAAATCAATCTCACGTATTTGCGGGCACTCCTTCACCAGACGCGACACGGTCGCCACAAGCTCTGCAAGGGCATCTATGTTGAGCTGCGGCTTGCCACGAAGCCCCAGAAGGAGCTTCCAGCTCTTGAGCTCCGTGAGCATGCGGTAGGCCTGCTCGGTGGAAACGGGCGCCACGCGGAAGGACGTATCTTTAAAGAGCTCGGTGTAGATGCCGCCGAGTCCGGCCATCACGAGATGGCCTGCGGTTTCATCTTTGAGCGCACCCACGATGAACTCGTTGCCCGGCGGCAGCGACTGCTGAATGAGGATTCCTGCAACACGAGCCTTGGGCGCCTTCACTTTCACGCTCTTCATGATCTTCGCAAAGGCGGCACGCACCTGCGCATCGGTCTGAAGATGGACGATCACGCCGCCCACATCCATCTTGTGCAGAATGTCTTTGGAACTCACCTTGGCCACCACGGGGTAGCCGATTTCCCGCGCGATCTTCACGGCGGCATCGGCCGTCCTGGCTACTCTTCCCTGCGGGAGCGGGATCTTGTAGAGCGAGAGGAGCTCAGCCGTCCGATCTTCGCTGAGGAGCCCGCTGCTCTGTACAAGGATGCGTCCGGCTTTAGCCGCACGCGCCGGATTCAAAGAGATCGGCCTCTGTTTGCCCTGTGTCTTCGGCGCACGCCTGAGGGAGGCAAAGACGTGCATGGCGGATTCGGGACAGGAGAAATTGGGAATGCCGTGCGCATGCAGCAGAGCAATGGCCTCGCGCACGCCCTCCCCGCCCATAAAGCACCCGATGACCGGAAAGAGCGGGTAGCGCTCCTCTACACGAATAACCGCTTCGGCCACTTCTCTGGCCGGCGTCATGATCTGCGGCGTGAGAATCACCAACGCCCCGTCGATGTTCTGATCCTGCGCAACCGCGTTGAGCGCGTGTTCGTAGCGGTCGGCCAGTGCATCACCGAGGACATCGATGGGATTCTTCACACTCGCCGAGGGGGGTAACTGTTTCTCCAGCGCGGACGCGTGTTCGGGCGAGAGCGAAGGGACCAGGAGCCCCTCCCGTTCCGCCGCATCCGTGGCGAGCACGCCCGGCCCTCCGGCATTCGTGACGATTGCCAGGGAATCGGAGAGCAGTGGTGGCTGCTGCGAGAGTGTGCGAAGTAAATCGAGGAACTGGCGCGTGGAGTGTGCGCGCAGGATACCGGCCTGCTCGCAGATCGCCTCGACCGCGGCATCGGTACCCGCCAGCGCCCCCGTATGGGACGAAGCCGCCGCCCTCCCCTTCTCGGTGATGCCGCCCTTCAGGAGCACGACGGGCTTTGTGCGCGTGATGTGCTCCGTGAGCGCGAGAAACCGCGGCCCATCCACGATGCCTTCGAGGTAGAGACCAATCACTCTGGTCTCGGGGTCTTTTTCGCAGAGCGAAAGAAAATCGCACTCATCCATCGTCACCTTGTTGCCCAGACTCACGAAGAACGAAAGCTTGAGCCCGATGGAAGCGGAGCGGTCGATGAATGCGTCGGCGAGCGCGCCCGACTGACTGATGAGCGCGACGGATCCCGCCTGCGGCAGCCGGTTGGCGAAGGAGGCATTGAGCCCCAGAGAGGGCCGCATGAAGCCAAGGGAATTGGGGCCCACGAGGTGCATGCGGTGGCGTCCGATGACGCGTTTGAGCTCCTCTTCGATTTTTTTGCCGTCCACGCCGATCTCGCGGAACCCGGAGCTGATGACCACGAGTGTCTGTACGCCCTTCTTTCCGCATTCTTCCGCCAGCTTAGAAACAGTGGCGGCCGGTGTAGCGACGACGGCCACATCCACCGGACCCGGAATGGCGCTGACCGAAGGAAAGACCTCATGATCCAGAATCGTTCCGCCTTTCGGATTCACGGCATAGACCTTCCCCTTGTACCCCTGTGTAAGAAGATTTCTCAAAATTAAATGCCCGACCTTGTGCGCATCGGCAGATGCACCGATCACCGCAATCGAGTCAGGACGAAAAAGGGACATCACGTGCATTGTAGGCGTCTTCATTTATCCATTCCATCTTGGAAAACACACTGAAACAGAATAAAAAAAACAGGAACAAAAACAGGAAACGCGGAAGGGGCGCGACATGGGGGGTGAAGGGGAAGGCCCTGCACTGCTGTAAGAGCAGTGCGCGCCGACGAGTCGGATCCGAAGCCTTGGAGGATCCGGCGAGGAGGCACAGGGCCGGGCGGAGGGGCATTGGCGCGCCAGCGTTTTGGCTCCACCTTTGTCGCGACAAAGGTGGAAAAACAGTGCATCTGTGATGTGCTCACTAGAACCTCTATACTTCTCTCCGTTCTTTCCCCACCTACCTATGTTCGACCTCACTGGCAAAGTGGCCCTCGTCACCGGCGCGATGCGCGGCATGGGCAAAGCCGATGCCATAGCATTGGCGGGGCAGGGAGCAACGGTCATCGTGACGGATATCGACCTGAAAGCATGTGAAGAGGTCGTCAAAGAAATCACGGCGGCAGGAGGAAAAGCGGCTGCGTTCGCCCTCAATGTAACGGACAAGAAACAGATGGATGGCGTCTTCGATGCCGTGATCAAGCAGTACAAAAAACTCGATATCCTCGTGAACAACGCCGGCATCTTTAAGCCAAAACCGGCACTGGAGCTCACGGAGGAGGAATGGCAGCAGACGATTGATATCAACCTGAAGGGATACTTCCTCTGCGCACAACGAGCCGCAAAAGAAATGGTGAAGCAAAAGTACGGCCGCATCATCAATATCGCCTCCATCGCCAGCGGGCAGGTGGGCGTGGGTTTCATGGGCTCGGCGCACTACAGCGCAACCAAAGGAGGAGTGATCGGCATGACCGAGACCATGGCTCTCGAATGGGGACCATTGGGCATCACCGTGAACGCCATCGGCCCGGGAGCCATCGACACCCCTATGGTCGCCGGCATCAAGAGCTCGCCCGAGGCGATGAAAATGATCACGAACAGGGTGCCTCTGAAGCGAATGGGAACACCGGAAGAAATCGCGGCAGCCGTCGTATTTCTCGCATCGGATGAGGCGAGCTACGTGAACGGCGCGACGCTCTTCGTTGATGGGGGGTACCTCGCGGCATAATGGACACGACCGCGCATGCCATCTGGCATACCCTCACGACAGAACAGACACTGGAGGCGCTGCACACGCCCGTGCAGAGCGGCCTGAGTGACGCAGAGGCAAAACGCCGGCTGCAGGAGTACGGCCCAAACGAACTGAAGAAAGTGGATGGCATCTCTGCCTGGAGCATCCTGCTGGAACAATTGAAGAACGTGCTCATCATCATCCTCTTTATCGCCATCGTCCTCTCGGCGGTTCTGGGACACGAGATCGAGGCCATCACCATCGGAGTCATCGTCGTCTTTGCGGTACTGCTGGGATTCGTGCAGGAGTACAAAGCAGAACGCGCCATCGAGGCGCTTCGCAAAATGGCCGCACCCCTCGCAACCGTGCTCCGGGGCGGGGAGGAGAAAGAGATCCCGGCGAAAGAGATTGTTCCGGGTGATGTGATCTTTCTCGTCGCGGGCAATCGCGTCCCTGCGGACGGGCGCGTCGTGAAGAGCGTGAACCTGCACGCAGATGAAGCGCCGCTGACCGGCGAATCCATCCCGGTCGCGAAGACCGATACGGCTATCACAAAAGAAGATCTGCCTGTCGGGGACCGCCACAACATGATCTTTGCCGGCACCGCCATCACCTACGGACGCGGCACAATGGTGGTCACGTCGAGCGGCATGCAGACCGAGTTCGGCAAGATCGCCCTTCTGCTCCAGACAGTAAAAGAGGATGCCACTCCCCTGCAGCGCAACCTCGATAAAGTGGGCAAACGTCTTGCCCAGTGGGCCGCCGGAGTCGTGGTGCTCATCGCCGGTGCGGGAATCTTGCGCGGTCAACCGATCCTCGACATGGTGATCTTCGGCGTGGCGCTGGCAGTTGCCGTGGTGCCGGAGGCATTGCCGGCCGTGGTGACGATTTCGCTCGCCATCGGTGTGCAGCGCATGGTGAAGCGCCATGCCCTGGTCCGACGCCTGCCGGCAGTGGAAACACTGGGGAGCACCTCTGTGATCTGCTCCGACAAGACCGGCACCCTCACGAAAGACGAGATGACCGCCCGCCGCATCTGGGCCGCAGGCGAAACGTACGACATCACAGGCAGCGGCTATGATCCGCAGGGAGAATTCCGTAAGCAGGAGGGCCACATCGCTCCCCCTGCCGCCCTGCGCGAATTGCTGCACGCCGCCGTGCTCGCTTCGGATACGCGCCTCGTGCATGGAGAGGGCGGGATCTGGGAGATCAAAGGTGATCCCACCGAAGGGGCCCTCGTGGTCGCTGCGGCGAAGGCAGGCATCCACAAAGATCAGGAGGACGAAGCGTTTCCACGCACCGCGGAAGTCCCCTTCACCTCCGAATCGAAACGCATGGTGACCCTGCACCGGACCCCGCAAGGCTTCATGGCCTATGCGAAGGGCGCTCCGGAGGTGATCGTGGAATCGTGCACAGCGATCCGCACTCCGGAGGGTACGACCCCGTTTTCGCTGGAAGAGAAAGCCCGGATACTCGACGTGGCGAGAGGGATGGCCGATGACGCGCTCCGTCTGATCGCCATCGCATCCAAAGAAACAAACGACATCGGTAGCGCGGAACACGGCATGACCTTCTTGGGATTAGTGGGCATGATCGATCCGCCGCGCCCAGAAGCCCGCACCGCCGTGCGCCGCTGCGAAGAAGCTGGCATCCGCGTGGTCATGATCACGGGGGATCACCCCATTACCGCGCAAGCGGTAGCGAAGGAACTGGGAATCCTGCGCGGCAATCGCGTGCTCACCGGCGATGAACTGGATGCCATGAACGAAGAGGAGCTTGATTCGGTGATTGGAAAAATCGACGTCTTCGCGCGCGTCTCTCCGGCCCACAAACTGAAGCTGGTCACCGTCCTGCAGAAACACGGCCGCATCGTGGCGATGACGGGAGACGGCGTGAATGACGCACCTGCGCTCAAGAAAGCGGACGTGGGCATCGCCATGGGCATCTCGGGCACTGATGTGAGCCGCGAGGCCGCAGACATAACGCTGACGGACGACAACTTCGCCTCCATCGTGGCCGCCGTGGAGGAAGGCCGCGCCATTTTCGGCAACATCAAGAAGTACCTGATGTACCTGCTCTCCTCCAATGTCGGAGAACTCTGCCTGATGGTCGGCGCAAGCGTGTTCGGCACAGCACTGCCGCTGGGGGCCGTGCAGATCCTGTACGTGAACCTGGCCACGGACGGCCTGCCCGCTCTTGCTCTCGCCGTGGATCCGCCGGAAGGCGATCTCATGCGTCGTCCGCCGCGCGACCCCAGGGGAAACATCTTCAACCGACCGGTGGTCTTTCTCATGCTGCTCGGGGGCATCTGGTCTGCAGTCGTGAATCTCTCCCTCTTTGTCTGGGCATCCGCTTCGGGCCGACCTGCGGCAGAGGCGATGACCATGACCTTCCTCTCGCTCGTGCTCATTCAGTTCTTTAAAGCCTACAATTTCCGGTCTGACCGGCTCTCGGTGCTGCACCGTCCGTTCGCCAATCATTGGCTCAACATCGCCATCTTCTGGGAGGCCCTCCTGCTCATTGCCATCGTGTACTGGCCGCCCCTGCAGAAACCATTCGGCACCTTTGCCGTAACAGCACAGGACTGGACGATCATCTGCATCCTCGCCGTGTCGGTGATCCCCGTGTTGGAAACCGGCAAATGGATGGTACGCAGAGAGATGCTTGGATTACACGCATGAGTTATGCGTGGTGGTACCCGCTCCCCTTATTGATCTCGGTAACCCGGTAGAGCTGCTCGAGAAAGATCAGTCGGCAGAGCTCGTGCGGGAATGTCATGTCCGAGAGTTTCAGAACCCGATGGGCCCGCTTGCGGATGGGATCGGTGAGCCCGTACGCACCACCCAGGACGAAAATGATGGTGCGCCCTGTGTCGCGCAAGGCTCCGAGGGAAGACGCGAAGGCCGGGGATGTCTGGGCTTTGCCCGATTCATCGAGCACCCACACGTCGCCCTCACGCTTTTCGAGTGCCGCAAGAATCCGCTGAGACTCCTCTTCTCTCTGTTTTGCAGGATCCGTCTGCTTGCTCGCAGGCACCTCGATTACTTCCATGCGCACGGCGTGGCCGAGCCGCTCCAGAAAGTGCGCGCACCCTTCGGCGATCCACTTTGTCTTGATCGGGCCGACACAGAGGAGGGTGATACGGTGCATAGTTTCATTCTACGACAGAAATCAGCCAATCATCAGAAAACAAAAAAGAACACGCACATAAACAGAAAATAACAACATACGGGGTGGGGCGCGACACGGGGGGTGAAGGGGAAGGCCCTGCCATGCCGCAGCATGCCGACGAGGCGGATCCGAAGCCCTGGAGGATCCGACGAGGAGGCACGGGGCCGGGCGGAGAGGCGTTGGCGCGCCAGCGTTTTGGCTCCACCTTTGTCGCGACAAAGGTGGAAATCTACTTCCTCTGCAGCAAACTCACCCCCGTACCACTCGCACTGCGTGCTCGGGTGCGGGGCAGGCGCCTATTTTCTTTGAAGGAGTGAGACTGCTTCAATATGCGCCGTATGCGGAAAGAGGTCCACCGGCTGCACGGTCCGGAGCTCGTAGCCGGATTTGAGAAACTCTCCCAGATCGCGCGCGAACGTGGCCATGTTGCACGAGACGTAGACGATCTTGTCGGGCTTGTGGGCGGCCACCGCCTCGCGCGCATCGGGGTGCAGCCCCGCACGCGGGGGATCGACAATAATCGTATTGAACTTGTATTTGGACCCCGGCTTCAGCTGGTCATTCAGCACCTGTTCGGTGCGCCCGCGGTAGAAGCTGATATTGCCGATGCGATTTTTGCCGGCGCTCTTGAGCGCGTCTTCGATGGCCGAGGGATGACTCTCGATCCCCACGACCTTCTCGCAGAAACGCGAGAGGTACTGGCCGATAGCCCCCATGCCGCAGTAGGCGTCGAGCACGGTATCGCGGGGGCTCAAGTCCGCCGCCTGGGCGATGGCCTGATAGAGCTTCTCGGCACCGAGCGTGTTGGTCTGGAAGAAGGAGAAGGGCGAAATCTCGAACGAGAGGTCAAAGAGCTTCTCGGTGATGGTGGGCTTGCCCGTGAGACAGTGGATCTTGGGCGTCTCGGGTTTGTCATTGAGCCCCAGATGCTCGACCACGAGCAGCGAGGCCAGACCCGAGCGTCCGCCGAACCGCATGAAGTACTGAAAGAGCGGCTCGAGTTCCTTTTTGCGCGCGTTCACGAGAAAAGCGATCATCTGCTCGCCCGTGTTGACGCCGCGACGGAGCAGGAGGATACGGAGCATCCCCCGGTGCGTCTTGGGGTTGAAGACCGGCAGCTTGGTCTCGCGCATGAAGCGCTGCACATCCATGAGCAGAGTCGGCAATTGTTCGTCGTACAGATGGCACTCTGAAACGGGCAGGATCGTGGACCACTGGTTGGGCAGGTGGAATCCGATAGACGGATTCTCATCAATGTACTGGCGACGCCCGTTCTTTTCTTCGGAGCGCATCGACTCGAAGCCGAATGTCAACTCCAGCTTGTTGCGGTAGTGAAAGACCTGGGGACTGGGAATGATCTTCAGCACGCGGCCGGCCAGCGTCGCGCGGACAGCGGGATCCGCGGGGGTGAGGTGCGACAGGGTCTCGCGCACGATCTCCTCCTTATACTCGATCTGCTTCACGTACGAGAGCTGCTGCCAGACGCAGCCGCCGCACGCGTGACAGTGCTGGCACCGCGGCATCACTTCATCTTTCGAGCGCTTGAGCACCTTTTCCAGTTTCGCCTCGGCGAAGCTGCCGCGGTTCTTTACGATGACGATCTCCGCCTTCTGCCCGGGGAGAGCCCCCGTGACGAAGACCGGCAGCGTCTCGATATGGGTGAGCCCCGCACCGCCGTGCGTCAGTTTTTCGATCGTCACCGTGTACCGCTGGCCCTGCCGCGCAGCAGATCCCGGAACACTGCCCTGTACGGAGGGCTCCTGTGACGAGGAAGCCTCTGGAGACGATTCATGACCAGATTGGGGCCCATTGCCCTCTGGTGCGTGGGATGTTGACATTACTCCGAAAAAGTAGTATAAATAACACCTTTTTGCCTTCACGTGCAAGGAAGAGCCCTTCTACTCATCGGCGTCGTCCTCACGATCAGCAATGCATCCGGCTCTACCGGAGCCTCAGTGAGCTTAGCAGAAGAGACCCCTTCTGCAAGAGAGGATGTGCCCGGAACAGCTGTCAACCTCGTCGCGTTGCTCCCCATTCCTGATACGGAACACGAGGCGCGCCGGACTTCGCGTCTGCTGCCGAAGTACACCACCTGGCGGGCGATCACGGTGCCCGAACGCGCCGCTCCCGTTGCGGCTCCGGTGCCCGCGCCTGTCCCGGTCCCCGCACCCAAGCGGATATTTCTGGCGGTCGTGGATCAGCCGGATATCCAGGAACGACACAAGATCATCGCCGACGAGGTGCTCCGCCTGCTCCCCGTCCACTGCCAGAAGCAACTGCAGAATTTCTACGTGCGTTACGAGAAACCGGAACGCCGCGGGCTCGCCGGCAAGAGCACCATCATTCTGGATGGCACGCTGCCGGATGACGAGTTCCGCGCAGTGCTGATTCACGAAGCGCTTGGTCATGTCTTCGACTTGGGCTGCCTCGCGGGCTCCCCCACCTCCGGCGCCAGCGTCTTCAAGGACGGCAACGAAACGATCTTCCGCGATGACCCCAGCCTCGCCTTCTACCGGATCTCGTGGACGAACAGTACGACCCGGCGC is a genomic window of Candidatus Peribacter riflensis containing:
- a CDS encoding 23S rRNA mehtyltransferase RumA, producing MSTSHAPEGNGPQSGHESSPEASSSQEPSVQGSVPGSAARQGQRYTVTIEKLTHGGAGLTHIETLPVFVTGALPGQKAEIVIVKNRGSFAEAKLEKVLKRSKDEVMPRCQHCHACGGCVWQQLSYVKQIEYKEEIVRETLSHLTPADPAVRATLAGRVLKIIPSPQVFHYRNKLELTFGFESMRSEEKNGRRQYIDENPSIGFHLPNQWSTILPVSECHLYDEQLPTLLMDVQRFMRETKLPVFNPKTHRGMLRILLLRRGVNTGEQMIAFLVNARKKELEPLFQYFMRFGGRSGLASLLVVEHLGLNDKPETPKIHCLTGKPTITEKLFDLSFEISPFSFFQTNTLGAEKLYQAIAQAADLSPRDTVLDAYCGMGAIGQYLSRFCEKVVGIESHPSAIEDALKSAGKNRIGNISFYRGRTEQVLNDQLKPGSKYKFNTIIVDPPRAGLHPDAREAVAAHKPDKIVYVSCNMATFARDLGEFLKSGYELRTVQPVDLFPHTAHIEAVSLLQRK